The Mustelus asterias chromosome 30, sMusAst1.hap1.1, whole genome shotgun sequence DNA segment TGATGTTCGCCGCGAGTGAGgaggaaaaggacaaggaatACCAACCCATACTGGACGACGAGGTGCTGGAGGAAACCCGACGAGAAGTGGAGGCAGAATTGTATGCGGAGGATGAGAGAGATAAAGTAATATTGGACTTGATGAAAATACAATTGTAACCTGAATTGAACAAGCCACGACAATGTCAGTGGTTATAACAGAATGATAAAAGTGGGGAATGTGGATGTGGATATATGTGTAGTGATACTTGGATAGTGATGTCTTCCTTAATTGTAGAAACTATTAATAATCTAATGCTTACAGTATTATAGTATAAGTGAGTATAAACTATTGCCTGGCTCCTGGCAGTTGGGTGAGGTCATGTGATGGTATAGCCTTGTTCTGCAGACAACTGCCGAAGATAAGCTGAATGCAGCTGCGATCACTTGTTATCACACAAGTGTTCTGTGTTGCAGCATACGTGCACAGAATGTGACTCGCACGAGGAGTGCACGAAATAATATTATCCTCTGATTGGTAACAAGTATATTGGGGCTATAGCTGGTAGGCTATCGGGTCGCTTGCATGTGCTATGAAAAAAAGTATTTGTATTGTACCAAAACAAAGAGGTGTGTTCAGTATCCCCTGAGGACTGCAGGCTTTGTTAGCCTGCATCATTAAGGAAGACTGACCCGACGTCGTTAAATAATGAAATAAAGAGGTTGATTAAACACCTGGAGTTGAATCGATTTGTTGTCGAACCAAGCCTGATATAGAGTAATTTGAGATTATCATAACCATTAAACATCTCCCACTGCCTTCTCTTTCTAGTATGCATTTCTCCCTGATCAGAtccattccccctgacactgagcataaccccagggaccctctctccctgttctgttctctctgttaccatccatCTGAAATCACGGAAAACCCATGGGATCTGCCTTGTTCccatctgccatttaatatgcaATATTGTTTAGTAGATAACATTTATTTTGTTACTCCTCATATACCACATGTTAATTCTGAATGCTGCTGTCCGAGGTTGGTGTTGTAAATGGCTTTATGTTTCTGACTTTACATGGCAACGTTTATTTTCTTTGTGTAAGAACGGGAAATATTGTGACGGTATCCTGTTAATaaacaagtaaaggttcaaactTGACTTCTGTAAACAAACCATTACTAGCCATTAACTGGATCATACAATACCGTGCAACTTAAAACAACTGGTGAAAATGGAGAAGGGAAAAAGCAGAACCTTCTTCAGTTCATTTCGGAACTTGGTTTGGGATACTGCATAGATAAAGGTATTGTTGCAGGAACTGAGTAACTGCAGcatgtttgtagtttcttgaagcATGAAGTGCGGGTCATTGAAATCCAGGCCGGTGAAGTAGGCCTCACCCGTAATCCGCACGTAGAGGAAATGTCCGACGTATGTGACCCACAGGAGGAGGAAACTGAGCGAGATAGTGAACAGCAACACAATGGATCTCTTGCGGTTTGCCATCTCTGCATCTCCATGATTCTCGGCGCTCCGGagcctcctgcgggctctgctggccACTAAAATGTGCTTCACGGTTAGGGCGTTGAGAATCAGAATGAGGAGGAATGGGAGAAAGGGCGTTAATATATGGTCCAGCCAGTCATAGGCCTGCCAGGTGGGCAAAGAGTAATAGCTGGACATAATATCACAGAACCAGGGTACCCCGTCCAGTATGTACAAGGGCTGATAGGTGAAATAGAAAGGAATGTTCTTCACGTAGCTTAGAGTACAGACAAGTCCTATAACCAGCaatgctgttttctcagtgcagtatctGGCCTTTAGTCTCTGACAGCAGATGGCCACGTAACGGTCTAAGGTGAAAGCCACTGTCAGCCAGACTGAACCATCCCGGGTTGCATACACCAGCACAGTGCTGACAGCGCATCCGGGGGTGGTAGATAGGACACTGTACCGAAAATAAATGCCACCTATCCGGTTGAGGATAACAGCAGTAACCATGACAAGAAAATCAGTCACCGCTATCGCCACTGGATAGTAAGTGATGCACTGGGAGAGTCCACACCGTCCACGGGATAGGATGATGATCGCCACCAAGTTAGCTGTAAGAGAATAAAAGGAGAAAGACGTTACCAAGTGGACAGCAAAAAACAACTACTCCCTGATCCAATCAGTTGCTGAAACCCTCCTGATCCGTCTATTTGCCACCTCCAGATTTCAATTATTCCAAAGCCATTGCTACTTGTTCCACAGCCACTGCTGGATCAAACATTTGTCAATTCATAGAATATACTAATCAGTCCCTGTCACAAACACCACTCTCTGACAACTGATTCAATTCTTGTGGCTAACCATCATCTGAGGCTGGAAACTGTTTCCAATATCGATGTTTTGACAGTGGGCTGAAATTGCAGATGCCACATTCCTAAGTTGACCATAagtggcaggtggcacagtggttagtactgctacctcacagcgtcagggacctgggtttgattccaggcttgagtcactgtctgtgtggagtctgcacgttctccccgtggctgcgtggtttgctctgggtgctctggctccctcgctcaatccgaaagatgtgctgcttgggtgcattggccatgccaaatgctTCCTCTGTGT contains these protein-coding regions:
- the LOC144480886 gene encoding putative G-protein coupled receptor 139, translating into MHGPANGPFYAIYYPMLAAIGVPANLVAIIILSRGRCGLSQCITYYPVAIAVTDFLVMVTAVILNRIGGIYFRYSVLSTTPGCAVSTVLVYATRDGSVWLTVAFTLDRYVAICCQRLKARYCTEKTALLVIGLVCTLSYVKNIPFYFTYQPLYILDGVPWFCDIMSSYYSLPTWQAYDWLDHILTPFLPFLLILILNALTVKHILVASRARRRLRSAENHGDAEMANRKRSIVLLFTISLSFLLLWVTYVGHFLYVRITGEAYFTGLDFNDPHFMLQETTNMLQLLSSCNNTFIYAVSQTKFRNELKKVLLFPFSIFTSCFKLHGIV